In one window of Camelus bactrianus isolate YW-2024 breed Bactrian camel chromosome 13, ASM4877302v1, whole genome shotgun sequence DNA:
- the OMA1 gene encoding metalloendopeptidase OMA1, mitochondrial isoform X2 — MSFIHGLQSAARNCVFFRFSLLTNWRKCHTLAVTSLDYPQVKINRTVNKSQDLGLNQGDRLTFLPENYHFYRTFNSKRTGCFLSTSIKEIGMVSQKCTAWNNSFSRQHLRKEIPGVSPLSVSCPLNCLPVSDLRSFHTSPRFQAAPVPLLLMILKPVQKLLAIIVGRGIRKWWQALPPNKKELFKESIRKNKWKLFLGLSSSGLLFVVFYFTHLEVSPVTGRRKLLLLGKEHFRLLSELEYEAWMEEFKNDMLPEKDARYVTVKEVVHHLIECNKDIPGISEINWIIHVVDSPDINAFVLPNGQVFIFTGLLNSVTDIHQLSFLLGHEIAHAVLGHAVEKASLAHLLDFLGLIFLTMIWAICPRDSLALLGQWIQSKLQEFMFDRPYSRTLEAEADEIGLQLAAKACVDVRASSVFWQQMEFADSIHGHPKLPEWLSTHPSHGNRAESLDRLIPQQVALNLAAPHSVIPHSIRGFGWWWPNPSFGNAVFPLVQVIVE, encoded by the exons ATGAGCTTCATCCATGGACTGCAGTCTGCTGCTAGAAACTGTGTTTTCTTCCGCTTCAGTTTACTGACCAACTGGAGAAAATGTCACACACTAGCTGTAACTTCACTGGACTATCCTCAAGTGAAAATTAACCGTACAGTAAATAAGTCTCAAGACCTGGGACTAAATCAGGGTGATAGACTGacttttcttcctgaaaactATCATTTCTATAGGACTTTTAATAGCAAAAGAACAGGATGCTTCTTGAGCACCAGCATTAAGGAAATTGGGATGGTTTCCCAAAAATGTACTGCCTGGAATAACTCTTTTTCTAGACAGCATCTGAGGAAAGAAATTCCAGGAGTTTCTCCTCTTTCAGTATCTTGTCCTCTAAACTGTTTGCCCGTAAGTGACCTCAGGAGTTTCCATACTTCTCCACGGTTTCAAGCTGCTCCAGTTCCTCTCTTGCTGATGATTCTTAAACCAGTGCAGAAACTACTTGCAATCATTGTGGGCag GGGCATAAGAAAATGGTGGCAGGCTCTTCCTCCTAACAAGAAGGAACTATTTAAAGAAAGTATAAGGAAGAATAAATGGAAGTTATTCCTTGGTTTGAGTAGTTCTGGATTGCTCTTTGTAGTGTTTTATTTTACTCACCTGGAAGTGAGTCCAGTCACAGGAAGGCGCAAGCTACTATTATTGGGGAAAGAACATTTCAGACTTTTATCAGAACTGGAATATGAAGCA tggatggaagaatttaaaaatgatatgCTTCCTGAGAAAGACGCCCGATATGTGACTGTTAAAGAGGTGGTTCATCATTTAATTGAATGCAATAAAGATATTCCAGGGATCTCTGAGATCAATTGGATTATTCATGTGGTTGATTCCCCAGATATAAATGCCTTTGTGCTTCCA AATGGACAAGTGTTTATCTTCACTGGGCTTTTAAATAGTGTGACTGATATTCATcagctttccttccttctgggcCATGAAATTGCACATGCAGTACTTGGGCATGCT gTAGAAAAGGCTAGCTTGGCTCATTTATTGGATTTCCTAGGTCTGATTTTTCTCACAATGATCTGGGCCATTTGTCCTCGAGATAGTTTGGCACTTTTGGGCCAGTGGATACAGTCTAAATTGCAGGAG tTTATGTTTGATAGACCATACAGTAGAACACTGGAGGCCGAAGCTGACGAAATTGGACTACAGCTTGCTGCAAAG GCTTGTGTGGACGTCAGAGCCAGTTCAGTGTTTTGGCAGCAGATGGAATTTGCAGACAGCATCCATGGTCATCCCAAGTTGCCAGAATGGTTATCTACACATCCTTCTCATGGAAATCGAGCCGAGTCCTTGGATAGACTCATACCTCAG
- the OMA1 gene encoding metalloendopeptidase OMA1, mitochondrial isoform X3 codes for MSFIHGLQSAARNCVFFRFSLLTNWRKCHTLAVTSLDYPQVKINRTVNKSQDLGLNQGDRLTFLPENYHFYRTFNSKRTGCFLSTSIKEIGMVSQKCTAWNNSFSRQHLRKEIPGVSPLSVSCPLNCLPVSDLRSFHTSPRFQAAPVPLLLMILKPVQKLLAIIVGRGIRKWWQALPPNKKELFKESIRKNKWKLFLGLSSSGLLFVVFYFTHLEVSPVTGRRKLLLLGKEHFRLLSELEYEAWMEEFKNDMLPEKDARYVTVKEVVHHLIECNKDIPGISEINWIIHVVDSPDINAFVLPNGQVFIFTGLLNSVTDIHQLSFLLGHEIAHAVLGHAVEKASLAHLLDFLGLIFLTMIWAICPRDSLALLGQWIQSKLQEFMFDRPYSRTLEAEADEIGLQLAAKACVDVRASSVFWQQMEFADSIHGHPKLPEWLSTHPSHGNRAESLDRLIPQVALNLAAPHSVIPHSIRGFGWWWPNPSFGNAVFPLVQVIVE; via the exons ATGAGCTTCATCCATGGACTGCAGTCTGCTGCTAGAAACTGTGTTTTCTTCCGCTTCAGTTTACTGACCAACTGGAGAAAATGTCACACACTAGCTGTAACTTCACTGGACTATCCTCAAGTGAAAATTAACCGTACAGTAAATAAGTCTCAAGACCTGGGACTAAATCAGGGTGATAGACTGacttttcttcctgaaaactATCATTTCTATAGGACTTTTAATAGCAAAAGAACAGGATGCTTCTTGAGCACCAGCATTAAGGAAATTGGGATGGTTTCCCAAAAATGTACTGCCTGGAATAACTCTTTTTCTAGACAGCATCTGAGGAAAGAAATTCCAGGAGTTTCTCCTCTTTCAGTATCTTGTCCTCTAAACTGTTTGCCCGTAAGTGACCTCAGGAGTTTCCATACTTCTCCACGGTTTCAAGCTGCTCCAGTTCCTCTCTTGCTGATGATTCTTAAACCAGTGCAGAAACTACTTGCAATCATTGTGGGCag GGGCATAAGAAAATGGTGGCAGGCTCTTCCTCCTAACAAGAAGGAACTATTTAAAGAAAGTATAAGGAAGAATAAATGGAAGTTATTCCTTGGTTTGAGTAGTTCTGGATTGCTCTTTGTAGTGTTTTATTTTACTCACCTGGAAGTGAGTCCAGTCACAGGAAGGCGCAAGCTACTATTATTGGGGAAAGAACATTTCAGACTTTTATCAGAACTGGAATATGAAGCA tggatggaagaatttaaaaatgatatgCTTCCTGAGAAAGACGCCCGATATGTGACTGTTAAAGAGGTGGTTCATCATTTAATTGAATGCAATAAAGATATTCCAGGGATCTCTGAGATCAATTGGATTATTCATGTGGTTGATTCCCCAGATATAAATGCCTTTGTGCTTCCA AATGGACAAGTGTTTATCTTCACTGGGCTTTTAAATAGTGTGACTGATATTCATcagctttccttccttctgggcCATGAAATTGCACATGCAGTACTTGGGCATGCT gTAGAAAAGGCTAGCTTGGCTCATTTATTGGATTTCCTAGGTCTGATTTTTCTCACAATGATCTGGGCCATTTGTCCTCGAGATAGTTTGGCACTTTTGGGCCAGTGGATACAGTCTAAATTGCAGGAG tTTATGTTTGATAGACCATACAGTAGAACACTGGAGGCCGAAGCTGACGAAATTGGACTACAGCTTGCTGCAAAG GCTTGTGTGGACGTCAGAGCCAGTTCAGTGTTTTGGCAGCAGATGGAATTTGCAGACAGCATCCATGGTCATCCCAAGTTGCCAGAATGGTTATCTACACATCCTTCTCATGGAAATCGAGCCGAGTCCTTGGATAGACTCATACCTCAG
- the OMA1 gene encoding metalloendopeptidase OMA1, mitochondrial isoform X4 codes for MSFIHGLQSAARNCVFFRFSLLTNWRKCHTLAVTSLDYPQVKINRTVNKSQDLGLNQGDRLTFLPENYHFYRTFNSKRTGCFLSTSIKEIGMVSQKCTAWNNSFSRQHLRKEIPGVSPLSVSCPLNCLPVSDLRSFHTSPRFQAAPVPLLLMILKPVQKLLAIIVGRGIRKWWQALPPNKKELFKESIRKNKWKLFLGLSSSGLLFVVFYFTHLEVSPVTGRRKLLLLGKEHFRLLSELEYEAWMEEFKNDMLPEKDARYVTVKEVVHHLIECNKDIPGISEINWIIHVVDSPDINAFVLPNGQVFIFTGLLNSVTDIHQLSFLLGHEIAHAVLGHAVEKASLAHLLDFLGLIFLTMIWAICPRDSLALLGQWIQSKLQEFMFDRPYSRTLEAEADEIGLQLAAKACVDVRASSVFWQQMEFADSIHGHPKLPEWLSTHPSHGNRAESLDRLIPQGTIPS; via the exons ATGAGCTTCATCCATGGACTGCAGTCTGCTGCTAGAAACTGTGTTTTCTTCCGCTTCAGTTTACTGACCAACTGGAGAAAATGTCACACACTAGCTGTAACTTCACTGGACTATCCTCAAGTGAAAATTAACCGTACAGTAAATAAGTCTCAAGACCTGGGACTAAATCAGGGTGATAGACTGacttttcttcctgaaaactATCATTTCTATAGGACTTTTAATAGCAAAAGAACAGGATGCTTCTTGAGCACCAGCATTAAGGAAATTGGGATGGTTTCCCAAAAATGTACTGCCTGGAATAACTCTTTTTCTAGACAGCATCTGAGGAAAGAAATTCCAGGAGTTTCTCCTCTTTCAGTATCTTGTCCTCTAAACTGTTTGCCCGTAAGTGACCTCAGGAGTTTCCATACTTCTCCACGGTTTCAAGCTGCTCCAGTTCCTCTCTTGCTGATGATTCTTAAACCAGTGCAGAAACTACTTGCAATCATTGTGGGCag GGGCATAAGAAAATGGTGGCAGGCTCTTCCTCCTAACAAGAAGGAACTATTTAAAGAAAGTATAAGGAAGAATAAATGGAAGTTATTCCTTGGTTTGAGTAGTTCTGGATTGCTCTTTGTAGTGTTTTATTTTACTCACCTGGAAGTGAGTCCAGTCACAGGAAGGCGCAAGCTACTATTATTGGGGAAAGAACATTTCAGACTTTTATCAGAACTGGAATATGAAGCA tggatggaagaatttaaaaatgatatgCTTCCTGAGAAAGACGCCCGATATGTGACTGTTAAAGAGGTGGTTCATCATTTAATTGAATGCAATAAAGATATTCCAGGGATCTCTGAGATCAATTGGATTATTCATGTGGTTGATTCCCCAGATATAAATGCCTTTGTGCTTCCA AATGGACAAGTGTTTATCTTCACTGGGCTTTTAAATAGTGTGACTGATATTCATcagctttccttccttctgggcCATGAAATTGCACATGCAGTACTTGGGCATGCT gTAGAAAAGGCTAGCTTGGCTCATTTATTGGATTTCCTAGGTCTGATTTTTCTCACAATGATCTGGGCCATTTGTCCTCGAGATAGTTTGGCACTTTTGGGCCAGTGGATACAGTCTAAATTGCAGGAG tTTATGTTTGATAGACCATACAGTAGAACACTGGAGGCCGAAGCTGACGAAATTGGACTACAGCTTGCTGCAAAG GCTTGTGTGGACGTCAGAGCCAGTTCAGTGTTTTGGCAGCAGATGGAATTTGCAGACAGCATCCATGGTCATCCCAAGTTGCCAGAATGGTTATCTACACATCCTTCTCATGGAAATCGAGCCGAGTCCTTGGATAGACTCATACCTCAG ggcactattCCATCGTAA